The genomic interval TTTCCGGCTTTCCTAATTGGCTCAAGGGCTTTAGTAGCTCGCATACACCAAACTTTTTAATTCATGTGTTTTCTTCACTTTAACAAATGTCTAGAGAAGTTGTCAATAGGCGGCACAGAGCATTCAACGTTGAACGAAGGCTAGTGAAGATGTTGTCAGCCAACAAGGAGAACCATGTTTTTAGGGTTCCAGTTAGTGGTGTGGGGGAAAATTTTCCAGATGTTTTTCTTGTGAACAACATAGAGGACAGGATAGTTGCATTCGAGGTCAAGACAACCTCTAACTCGAAAGTAAAAGTAAAAGCATATCAGATATCAAAGCTTTTCCGCTTCCTCGAAGCATTCAAAAAATACTCTAGAAGGGAGGCCGTCCTAGCCGTGTGGTTCTCTAGCGAAAGCAAGTGGGTATTCAAAAAAGTTGACACATTGCTATCGGAAGACATCGTTGTCACGTGTGACGAGGAAAGCACTTGGGTTCCCAATATCCGGGGAAGATAAAAGGTAAAGTCTAAAAAGGTTTAAATTTTCGCTTCTATAAAAACCTTTTGATGATAAAGGCGTCCGAAAGAGTTGGGGTTCACAGCCACATACGGGGGCTCGGCATCAGGAACAATGAGCCACAGCCAGTCGCCGACGGGCTAGTGGGACAAATAGAGGCTAGACGTGCAGCATGGCTAGTTGTCCAGTTGATCAAGAAAGGGAAAATGGCTGGAAGAGCAATCCTCTTTGTGGGACCTCCAGGAACAGGAAAAACCGCGCTTGCCGTTGCCATCGCACGCGAGCTCGGCCCCGAGACGCCTTTAATGGCGCTCACCGGGAGCGAAATATACTCTGCTGAGCTCAAGAAGACCGAGGTGCTCATGCAAGCAATGAGGAAATCCATAGGTGTAAGAATACGTGAGAGAAGATGGGTCTACGAAGGCGTCGTGGAAAAAATCGAATATAAGTTTGACAGGCATCCCCTCAACCCCTACCAGCAGATACCTGTTGGAGGCATCATAACACTCAAGACTGACAAAGAGACCCGCACTTTGAAAGTTGACTCTAATATAGTATATCAGCTCCTGCAAAGAGGTGTAAGCGAGGGAGACGTAATATGGATTGACGAGGAAACTGGCCGCGTCACCAGGGCTGGTAGAGTAAAAGGCTACGGCGAATACGATGTAGGGGCGAGCGAACTCGTAGATATGCCTAAAGGCCCAATATACAAGGAGAAAGAGTTCGTATACACCCTTACTCTCCATGATCTCGACGAGATGCAAAGCCGGAGCGAGAGCATAATTTCGCTGTTCTTTGGAGCCCCAGAATACAAGGAGATACCCCCCGATGTTAGGGCAAAGGTAGACAAAACAGTAAAGGAATGGGTTGAAAATGGAAGAGCTGAACTAATTCCCGGAATCCTCTTTATCGACGACGCACACATGCTGGACATCGAGGCGTTCAGTTTCCTCTCGAGAGCAATGGAGAGCGAACTAAGCCCAATAATCATCCTTGCAACAAACAGGGGCTACACGAGGATCAGGGGCACAGACATAGAGAGCCCCCACGGCATGCCGCTAGACCTGCTAGACAGGTTGCTCATTATAAAGACACAGCCGTATACCCCAGACGAGATAAGAGAAATACTAAAGATAAGAGCCAAAGAAGAAGGCGTGGAGCTAGAGGACACAGCACTAGAAGAACTCGTAAAGCTCGGCTCAGAGCGAAGTCTGCGCTATGCTTCCCAGTTATTAGCACCAAGCAAGATACTAGCAGAGCAGAAGGGCAAGACAACCGTGACGGTTGAAGAAGTACAGCAAGCCTCAAAGCTGTTTATAAGTACAAAGGAGTCAGCAAAATATCTCCAAGAGCTTGAAGAAAAGATGCTTAAATAGCACCGCTATTTTCAACGTCTATTTTTCAGAGAGCCAAGGATTTCTCCCCTAAAAGCGTAGAGTGTAATAAGCCCTACAACTTGCCCCATATCCAACACATAGGGGCTGTTATCCCCTACAAAGTAGAACAACGGATAGAGCCTAACAGGTATAACCATATTGATGCTCCACAAAAACCAGTAATGAAACACCATGAACGTTACTGCGCTCCCGAGGAAAAACATCTTCCAAGAGTAACGCTTTTCCGAGTAAATAAATCCAGAAACAATCCAAAGAAGGAGAGCGATGAGGGCCGCGCGCCAAAGCCTGTACCAGATAAAAGTTGACGGCACGATATATGCTGACAAATAGTTCTCGATTGGGATGAAGACAAATATAGACGAAATGATTCCAGGAGCTAGGATCGCCAACGTGTATACGTGTTCTTCATTTAAGTTTTCGCCAGCATCACGGCCAGTCATGTCGACCCTCTCATAATTTTCACTCATAAATTTAAGCCTAGCGTGTGCATCAGTCTAAATACCTAGGCCGTTTTCTGAGCTCGGGCTTTATCCTGTCAAGCGTCCGGGGCGGGTCAAACACAAGCTCGACTTCTATGTCTATACCCTGCTTGTTTCTCTCAAATTTGAAAAAAGAATATCTGCATTTCGCATTCATATCAACCATGTTCTTAATGTATCGGCATTGTCGACACGAAGCGGCAATGCCATGATTCTAAGTGCTACTGTAAGGCGGGCGTATTATGAGTTAATGTGCCGCTGTAAGCAATGCTACGTGCCGATAATCTGTCGCTCTGACCATGAGACACAGCTCTTTCTGCTGAGGAGCTTTTATATGCAAAAGAGATGTGCATGTGACATATAGAGTCCCACACATAGCGATAGATATATATATATACAAGTTTTTCAGATTATAGACATGATAGAAATGCAGAAGTGGAAAAAGGTGATTATAGCCTCTATAGTTTTACTCCTATTCTTGTCCCTTGTCCCAAGCTTTCTTCTCTCTAAGAACAGTGCTGGCAGTGGCGGAGAGACAGGTGTACTTGGGCAAACGGCCCCTCTTATTGTCGACTTGAGGGTTGCTGTTATTAGTAGTGATTCTGGCTTTGTGGAGGGTGTTAGGTCTGCTTTTGTGGCGAGGGACTTTAGTGTTGTGCCTGTGTCCCGTGCCTGGGAGGCCGTTGGAAAAGACCTAGTAGTTGTCGGATGGGACGCTTTGGGCGAGCTGTCCAGGGATCCGGGGCTCGTCGTAGCACTGGTCAATGGCTCCAGGCTTCTGGCCGTGGCCGAGCCGGGCATCGACGCCCTCAGAGTACTCTTCTCTGGCATAGTCAAGCCAGTAAGGCTCGGCGAAAAGGATGAGCCAAGCGACCCCTTCGCCTTCCTACCAATGGTCGAGGAAAACGGCTACCTATACCCAGGCTGCGGCCACAACATGGTTCTCGTGAGGGGTATATCAACAAAGGGAGGAAAACTAGCCATGGAGTACACCGTCACCACACTGAAAGCAAAAAGCGACCTGCCAAAAATCGCCCCACTACTCGTCAAAAAATCCCTAGAAAAACAGCAACAACAGCAAACAAGGCTAGAAAACAGAGCAGGCACATGGAGACCTATGCTCTACGTATCACCAACATGGGTGTACATAGGATCATATTTTAGCGATGTGATCACCTTTTCTGGTAAGAATGGGGTTACCGCCGGTGAAACAGACTTCGGGGTCGTGGCCGGATGGGGCCAGGACACCTATGACCCGTCCTACGGCACGTACTTGTGGGAGATCATGCTCTACTACCACGGGGAGCGCGGCTTAAATGGTTACAGCCCGCCAGTAAAAATAGCTGGATTGTGGAATATTGAGCCGAATGCCGCAATACTGGATGCACGGACAGATACATATAGTGACCAGAGAGTCACCTATATATCTCCAACTGGACAGGGAAACGATGGGCAGGTCACTATTACCTTCTCGTACCCGCCGGGTCTCAGCTTTACCCAGGATATTAACCCGCAGGTGACTTGGGAAACGAATTACAATTCATATTATAGTGCCAAATATGGTGGATATGTGAAGTGGCAGGCTATATGGAAGTGGGGCTTGACGAGCTATAGTAGTAATCAATACTATGCAATGGCAGGCCTGGTATGGATGGAATCTGTAAATCCCCTGTTTTTCAAGGTAATAATTAAGGCAAATGCTTATCTAGCCACTAGAGGTATTGCAGATATTGCAAGCTCTGGGGAACAGGTGTTCTACTTCAGAGCCGACACATCTATTCTGCAACGGACAGGATAAGAGGTCTATAGGTACGCGGACAAGGTTGTGGCGCTTAAGGGTGGACGGGTCTATGCTATGGGTAGGTCGGAGGAGGTTCCTACGGAGGACAACTTGCAAAAGATCTATGGGGTAAAGGTTAAGGTTTTTCAGGAATATAGAGCCGTTGTTCTGGACAATTTTCTATAGTGTTTCTGTTTTACCAGGATTTACATACGGGATTTTTATGTGTTTCTGGGGCAGAGCGTGTGTCTTATATATTATTTTCACTAAGGAAATGATTGGCGATATATATACCACCTTCGTTTATTATATAATTGAACAACCATGGATAAATCATTACAAAAAATTTCCAAAAAATCGTAGCAATGTTGACTTTTGCTGTCATTATTTCTTTTCTATCAATGGTGGGTGCGCAAAATTCTACTGAGCATGCCACTATTTTGGAAGTCTACAATTTGCTTGGGATAAAGGTAGCTACCGCTCAGACTGACCAGGAAGTGGTTTTCGATTTTAACCTGTCGAGCGCGCGCTTGGGATACAGACATCAATTATTATTACAGCGCCAAATACGGTGTAAGCGTGGCGAAGCAGGCTATATGGAAATGGGACTTAACAAGCTTCAGCTCAAACCAATTTTATCAAATGGGAGGCTTAGCATGGATGGATGCTGTGAGCTACCCAGACTTTGCAGTAATAATGAAAGCGAATACCTACAGCTCTTATGAGAATGATTACATTGAGACTGCAACCTCTGGACAACATGTGTTCTATTTCTGGGCAACCACATCTAATCTATACTTGCAATCATCCTCGTAAATATTAATTTGTCTAATATTAAAGTTAAGTATATATTTTTGTAAATATTTTTAAATTTTCAATTATATGTGCTAGTACTAGGAATTAAGGCAGAGCCACCAAGACGAATCAAGTTGCTCAGCTTCCTACCCGCACCCTCCGGAGCAAAACCTATAAACACATAACCCTGCGATAAGGCGGGGTAACAAATGGCGAGTGCACTGTGGCATATGAGCATAAATGAGGAGATATTGTACAGCCTGATAGCTGTCGTGTCTTTTACCGCTTTACTCTACGTCATTGCATTCTTGCTCGCTAAAAAGAAGCGTTTCCAAAGCATAGAGATAGATGTTGAAGGAGGCGCAATTCTAGTCAAGACGACTAAACTTAATGAGTTTATCGAGAACTTCGGAAAAAGACATGCAAGACTATTCAAGGTTCTTGGAAACATTGCAATATTGTCTTCTATCCCGATGGCCGCTTACGGCATATACTTTTTCCACATGAATCTACAGCTCTGGAAAGTTGCCCCCTCAACTGCTAGCCCCGTAGCCCCTATCCTGCCAGGAATCACGGTGGGCTTAGACGAGCTTCCATATTTCCTCCTAGCCATAGCAATAACACTCATACCACACGAATTGGCGCATGCCTTCCATGCCTCCAGCGAAGACATAAAAGTAAAGTCTGCAGGCGTATTCCTTTTCTTTATCCTTCCAGGCGGGTTCGCCGAGATAGACGAGGAGGAGCTTGCAAAGAAGCCTCTGGGGACACAGCTTAGAGTTTTCGCCGCTGGAAGCTTCGCCAACATTTTAACTTTTCTCGTGTTTTTAGGGG from Thermofilum adornatum carries:
- a CDS encoding site-2 protease family protein, giving the protein MASALWHMSINEEILYSLIAVVSFTALLYVIAFLLAKKKRFQSIEIDVEGGAILVKTTKLNEFIENFGKRHARLFKVLGNIAILSSIPMAAYGIYFFHMNLQLWKVAPSTASPVAPILPGITVGLDELPYFLLAIAITLIPHELAHAFHASSEDIKVKSAGVFLFFILPGGFAEIDEEELAKKPLGTQLRVFAAGSFANILTFLVFLGVFSLLFASPLAPNPAGVKIVYVNSSYPAYGHLTQGDIIIAINNIPTNTLDDFSRILGNFKPNETIHLTIIRNGRPLNLTLTLDKSPYNSSRGFLGVTIQQAYTNEWMYKSSWWLLVVTSSVAIINVMPIFPLDGGRMLMAALEKVLPKNTARNISLALSIYLAGILVANILYSAGYWLPFRP
- a CDS encoding RuvB-like helicase is translated as MIKASERVGVHSHIRGLGIRNNEPQPVADGLVGQIEARRAAWLVVQLIKKGKMAGRAILFVGPPGTGKTALAVAIARELGPETPLMALTGSEIYSAELKKTEVLMQAMRKSIGVRIRERRWVYEGVVEKIEYKFDRHPLNPYQQIPVGGIITLKTDKETRTLKVDSNIVYQLLQRGVSEGDVIWIDEETGRVTRAGRVKGYGEYDVGASELVDMPKGPIYKEKEFVYTLTLHDLDEMQSRSESIISLFFGAPEYKEIPPDVRAKVDKTVKEWVENGRAELIPGILFIDDAHMLDIEAFSFLSRAMESELSPIIILATNRGYTRIRGTDIESPHGMPLDLLDRLLIIKTQPYTPDEIREILKIRAKEEGVELEDTALEELVKLGSERSLRYASQLLAPSKILAEQKGKTTVTVEEVQQASKLFISTKESAKYLQELEEKMLK